The sequence CGCCGGTGACGAGCGCGCGTCGTTGCAGGGTCATGCCGGTGTCTCCGGTTGCAGCATCACCGCGGCGCGGCCTTCGGCCAGCACGGTGTCGCCATGGCGGATGGTGAAACGATACTGCTGCGCGCCCTCGCCCGCGATCAATGCCTCCGCTTCGCATTCGAGCGGACCGGGCAGGTCGTCGATGCGCTCGCAGTGCAGGGCCACGCCGCGCAGGGCCACCAGCATGCCGGGCGGCGCGGTCCCGCCGCGTTCGCGGGCGAGCAGGCCCCCGTGGACCGCCATCGCCTGCGCACCGTATTCGCACAGGTGGATCGCGCGCAGGCGGCCGCCGCTGCGCAGCGGATGCGCCGGGTCGCGATGGCCCAGGCTACGCACGCGGATGCGCGTGGCATCCCATTCGATCGCCTCGTCCCACAGGCACATCGCGCCGCCGTGCGGCACGAGCGCGGCGATCACCTCGCGGCCGACGCTCATTCGCCTTCCTTGTGCGGATGCCGCGCGATCAGCAGGCCGAGTACGAAGTTCGCCACTACGCCGAGCGCAACGGTGCTGCCGATGGCGCGCAACACCGGGATCGACGAGAGGCCGAGCAGCACGAACACCAGCAAGGTCATCAGGCTGCAGACGATCACCGCGTGCAGCGTGCGCAGTTGTTCCTCGCGATCGTCGCCGGCGTGTTCGAAGAACAGCGCGTAGTCCAGTCCCAGGCCCGCGGCGAGGATGAGCGCGACGAGGTGGAACAGGTTCAGCTCCACGCCGAAGGCACGCAGCACGGCGAGGATGATCACGGTCGTGAGCGCCATCGGGGCAAGCACGCGCCACACGCGATGGGGCGAGCGCAACGCGACCCACACGGCGACCACGAGCAGGACGGCGGCAAGGCCGAGCGCCCACAGCACGCGCCCGCGATACGCCGCGACCAGCGACTCGGACGCTTGCTTCAGATCCACGAGCGACCCGCCCTCGGCCGCCGCGATGCGCGCGACGGCCTCGGGTGCGTGCAGGCCGGTGAGCGAGACGAGCGCGGTGGCATGGCCCGCGCGTTGCAGCAGCAAGCCATCGACGCGGATCGCCAAGGGCGTGCCGGCGAGGTCGCGCGGCAGCAAGGGCGCGGCGGTGCGTGCGGTTTCGACATCGACGAGGAACGGCGCGAAGACGTCGCTGCGCAGGGGCGTGGTGGCGACGGCGGTGTCGAGCGTGGCGCGCAACGTGGCCGGATCCGGAAGTTGCGCCTGGCGCGCGTGCTGCGTCCGCACGCTGGGCAGGTAGCGCGCGGGATGATCGAAGCCATCGAGCACGCCGCCGGCTGCGCGCGCGTGTTCGAGCCGCGCGGCGAGGCGCTCGCTCCGCTGCAGCGCATCTTCGACATCGCGTCCCTGCACCGCGATCACGTAGCGCACGTCCGGCGCACCGAGTTCCTGGCGCAGGTGCGCGTCGCGTGCGAGCGCATCGGCGGGCACGGGCGTGAGGCGCGAGAGGTCGTTCTGCCAGAACGGGCCGGGCGCAAAGCGCGTGATCGCCAATGCGACAAGGCCGACGAACACCAGCGAGAGCCGCGGCTGCGGCACGCGTGCGATCCACGCGCGCATGCGTTCCAGCGTGGCCGACTGCGCGGGGTCGCGCAGGTCCGGATCGACCAGCGCGGGCATGAAGAAGCGTGTCGTCAACGCCGCGGCGCCCAGGCCGGCGATGGTGAATACCGCGAGCTGCTCCAGGCCTTCGACGCCGGAGACGAAGAAGGTCGCATACGCGATGCACGTGGAGGCCACGCCCGTCGCCAGCGTCGGCCACAGCGCGCGCACGCTCGCCCACGGCTTCACGCCCGTGCGCTGGTGGCTGAAGAAGTGGACCGGGTAGTCCTGCGCCACGCCGATCAGCGTGAAGCCGAAGGCGACGGTGATGCCATGCACGCCTTCGAACAACAACGCGACCGCGCCGAGTCCTGCGAGGCCCGCGCTCGCCAGGGGCAGCGCGCCCAGCAGCGGGATCTTCCAGTTGCGATACGCGGCGAACAACAGCACGAGCAAGCCGATCGTGTCGATCGTGCCGATCCAGCCCGCTTCGCGTTGCGTGCGACCGCCGATTTCGACGGAAAAGGCCCCGGGGCCGGTGAGGACGAGCGTGCTCTTCGCACCCCCGCGTGCTGCATCGAAAGCGGCGCGGATCGCATCGACCGCGGCCTGCTGCCCGGTGGGATCGAAGCCGGCCGCGCGCGTCTGCACGGCGAGCAAGGCGCTGTGGCCCGCGCGATCGAACCACACGCCGTGCAGGCGTTGCGGCGCGGTGGCTGGTTCCCAGGTTTCCGCGAGCGCCAGCGTTTCCAGCGTCGGATCGCTCGGCACGAGCGGTTCGACCAACGCGGCGGCGGGCGAGCCGAGGTCTTCCACGCGCGCCTGCAGTTGTTCGCCGAGAAAGGCGGCGTCGAAGCGATGCGTGTCGAGGGTCGGCGACAGGAGATAGCGATAAGGGCGCAAGCGTTGCGGGAACGCTTCGAGCCCGCCTTCGCCGTTGGCGACGAGCACGAAGCGCGCGTCGTGCGCCAGGCGTTTGCGCATCGCGCGCGATTGCGCGGCCACCGACTCGGCGTCGCCGCCGGTGATGGAAGCGAGCAACAGGCGCGAGCCCGGACCTTCGCCGAGTTCATCGATCAACAACTTCTGCGCAGGCGTGCGCGCGCTGGGCATGAAGCGCCGCAGGTCGCCGCTCAGTTCGAGGTGCCGCGAAATCGCCCAGCCCGCGACCACGAGGATCGCCAGCCACAGCAGCGCCAGCGCGAGGCGCAGGCCGGGGCGCAACGGGGTGTCGCTCATTGCGCCTGGCACAACGCGGCGAGGGCCTGGGCGTCATCCACGCCGTGCGCGCTGCGCGCGGCGCCGGCGAGCAGGGTGCGCTGCGTGTCGCCCTTCGCCGGGCGCGTTTCGATGCAACGCAGTTCCGCACCGCGACCGTGCAGCGCGATGTCGCGCACCTTGGCGAGCAGCGCCTTGTCGCGCGGCACCAGGTGCAGCGTCCACGCTTGCTTCGTGCCCGAGGCATCGATCGCGTAATAGCGTTCGAGCTGCGCGCGGTCGCCGGAGAGCATCGCGCCGAAGCTGGCCTGCAGGCCCTGCAGTTCCGGCACGCGGCTCAGCGAGAAGCGACGCGCCTTGCCGCCGCGTTCGATGGTGGCTTCGCCGCCGCGGATGGTCGTGGTTTCCACGTACGGCGCACGCACTGCGCGCACCAGGGTGTCGTCCGTGGGGCGTTTGTATTCGCCTTCGATGCGCAGCGGCGCCTTGAGCAGCGCCGAGCCGCGCAGTTCGACGAAGTCGGTCTGCGTGGGTGCGGGGCGTGCGAGGTGCGCGAGGATCCAGCCGGCGTCGGCGCCCGCGGCGGTATCAGGCGGCGCGGCCGACGCTCCCGCCACGCACGTCGTCGCCAGCAGCGCGAGCAGCCAGGCCTTCCTGCGTCCGATCTTGCTGCCGCGATTCATGCGTGGGCGCTCCGTCCTGTGGCGATGGGGTCTGCCAGAAATCGTAGAAATTGAACCAGTTGTACGGCGCGCGGCGTGCATGGTCTTCCAGGCGCGCGGCGTAGCGACGGACGAATTCGCCCAGCACCACGGCGCGATGCTGCCGGGGCGCGACGATGCCGTCGCTGAACGGCTCGAACACCAGGTCATAGCGGTTGCCGCCGCGATACAGGCCGAAGGCCAGCACGATCGGCGCCTGCAGCACCGCGGCGACCTGCCACGGTGCGCTGGGCAGTTGCGCGGGGGCGCCGAGGAAGTCCACCGGATAGGCGCCTTCGCCCGGCTGCGTGCGGTCGACGAGCAGCGCGACCAACGCGCCCTCGGAGACCGCCTGCTGGATGGCGAGCATGAGCGAGGGACCGTCCTGGCCCGCGTCGATCACGGTCGCGGCGATGTCGGGATTCAGTGCGTCGAGCAGTTGCGTGATCGCCGGGTTGTGCGCCTTGTCCAGCACCACGCGCACGTTGATGTCGGGGCGCTCGCGCGCGAGCACGCGCAGCACTTCGAAGCTGCCCAGGTGCGAACCGAACAGCAGCACGCCACGGCCGCGATCCACGCTCGCATGCAGCGCGTCGAGCCCGCTCACGTGGAGGTTGAAGCGACGCAGTCGTTCGCCAAGCAGGAACACGCGATCCAGGATCGTCGCCCCGAACGCGTGGATGTGGCGCGCGACCTCCACGAGGCCCGCCGGACGCCCGAGCGCACGCGTGAGGTAGGCGCGCGAGGCGCGACGTTCCGGTCCGCGCATCGCGAGGAAATACAGCACGATCGGATACAGGCACGCGCGCGCCACCACGCGGCCGCCACGGCGCGCGATCGTGCGGATCAGCCAGATGGCGAACCAGCCACCGCCTTCGGGGCGCTGCTTCCAGTTCTCGCTCATGCCAGGGCGACCTCGCCCGAGGCGATCGTGGCGCCATCGCGCAGCACGCGGAATCGCCAGCGGGGGCCCTCGCCTTCCAGCACAACCTCTGCCGTTTCGCCCGGCAACAAAGGCTGCACGAACTTCACCTGCGGCAGGCGCATCGCACCCAAGGGCCCATGCCCGGCTTCGATCGCCTCCATCACACGCTCCAGCACGACGACGCCAGGCACCACGGGACGCCCCGGGAAATGCCCCGGCAGGGAGGG comes from Lysobacter sp. KIS68-7 and encodes:
- a CDS encoding MMPL family transporter, with protein sequence MSDTPLRPGLRLALALLWLAILVVAGWAISRHLELSGDLRRFMPSARTPAQKLLIDELGEGPGSRLLLASITGGDAESVAAQSRAMRKRLAHDARFVLVANGEGGLEAFPQRLRPYRYLLSPTLDTHRFDAAFLGEQLQARVEDLGSPAAALVEPLVPSDPTLETLALAETWEPATAPQRLHGVWFDRAGHSALLAVQTRAAGFDPTGQQAAVDAIRAAFDAARGGAKSTLVLTGPGAFSVEIGGRTQREAGWIGTIDTIGLLVLLFAAYRNWKIPLLGALPLASAGLAGLGAVALLFEGVHGITVAFGFTLIGVAQDYPVHFFSHQRTGVKPWASVRALWPTLATGVASTCIAYATFFVSGVEGLEQLAVFTIAGLGAAALTTRFFMPALVDPDLRDPAQSATLERMRAWIARVPQPRLSLVFVGLVALAITRFAPGPFWQNDLSRLTPVPADALARDAHLRQELGAPDVRYVIAVQGRDVEDALQRSERLAARLEHARAAGGVLDGFDHPARYLPSVRTQHARQAQLPDPATLRATLDTAVATTPLRSDVFAPFLVDVETARTAAPLLPRDLAGTPLAIRVDGLLLQRAGHATALVSLTGLHAPEAVARIAAAEGGSLVDLKQASESLVAAYRGRVLWALGLAAVLLVVAVWVALRSPHRVWRVLAPMALTTVIILAVLRAFGVELNLFHLVALILAAGLGLDYALFFEHAGDDREEQLRTLHAVIVCSLMTLLVFVLLGLSSIPVLRAIGSTVALGVVANFVLGLLIARHPHKEGE
- a CDS encoding phosphotransferase, yielding MSVGREVIAALVPHGGAMCLWDEAIEWDATRIRVRSLGHRDPAHPLRSGGRLRAIHLCEYGAQAMAVHGGLLARERGGTAPPGMLVALRGVALHCERIDDLPGPLECEAEALIAGEGAQQYRFTIRHGDTVLAEGRAAVMLQPETPA
- a CDS encoding acyltransferase, which translates into the protein MSENWKQRPEGGGWFAIWLIRTIARRGGRVVARACLYPIVLYFLAMRGPERRASRAYLTRALGRPAGLVEVARHIHAFGATILDRVFLLGERLRRFNLHVSGLDALHASVDRGRGVLLFGSHLGSFEVLRVLARERPDINVRVVLDKAHNPAITQLLDALNPDIAATVIDAGQDGPSLMLAIQQAVSEGALVALLVDRTQPGEGAYPVDFLGAPAQLPSAPWQVAAVLQAPIVLAFGLYRGGNRYDLVFEPFSDGIVAPRQHRAVVLGEFVRRYAARLEDHARRAPYNWFNFYDFWQTPSPQDGAPTHESRQQDRTQEGLAARAAGDDVRGGSVGRAA
- a CDS encoding LolA-related protein — its product is MNRGSKIGRRKAWLLALLATTCVAGASAAPPDTAAGADAGWILAHLARPAPTQTDFVELRGSALLKAPLRIEGEYKRPTDDTLVRAVRAPYVETTTIRGGEATIERGGKARRFSLSRVPELQGLQASFGAMLSGDRAQLERYYAIDASGTKQAWTLHLVPRDKALLAKVRDIALHGRGAELRCIETRPAKGDTQRTLLAGAARSAHGVDDAQALAALCQAQ